One region of Wyeomyia smithii strain HCP4-BCI-WySm-NY-G18 chromosome 3, ASM2978416v1, whole genome shotgun sequence genomic DNA includes:
- the LOC129727947 gene encoding bifunctional lysine-specific demethylase and histidyl-hydroxylase NO66-like, whose amino-acid sequence MARMPSIFDSPLPVSWEHAQPEQVASKQSKKKKASPATKQQMINQILQEHRRELVETEPAFKNSKKKNTSTTSSKTKASSDKKKGGLKIKLQEAKSHKRKLRKSLEALNHSRAASKASDSRLETSLSGTSLNNNSNYSTPSTKKKASNSKNKSPIMPLPLEFTPSRVVVKKEPETPSTGRVSTKEVTDRDSAVAGRQKLSWIIQPVTVDDFMAQYWEKKPLLVQRNNPAFYSKLLSRSRIDEMLRKHNIEYTKNIDVTSYREGERETHNPDGRVLPPDMWSFYEDGCSIRMLNPQTYLPGVYDMNVKLQEFFHCMTGANFYLTPPNSQGFAPHYDDIEAFVLQVEGRKHWKLYSPRDANEVLPRVSSPNFKQEDIGVPILDVILEPGDLLYFPRGIIHQACTVSGHHSLHVTMSVYQKNSWADLLELFLPHALAQAAETNLNLRQGIPLDLHQHFGIVHSDNETPTRKELVEQIKNLFEMIFSEDAIDTAVDQMTKRFQHDALPPLISADELPSTVYGANYEHNADGTVSLRVPFTEKSTVRLLRRNILRLINEEGKLRIYYHTDNSREYHEYEPNFLEVDQDAALAVELLVKIYPQSVTVADFPVEDKVEFAKSLWEKGLVIVR is encoded by the exons ATGGCCAGAATGCCGTCAATATTTGACTCGCCTCTACCGGTGTCCTGGGAGCATGCCCAGCCAGAACAAGTTGCATCCAAACAATCAAAGAAGAAGAAAGCTTCTCCAGCCACTAAGCAGCAAATGATTAATCAAATATTACAGGAACATAGACGTGAACTGGTTGAAACGGAACCCGCGTTCAAAAATAGCAAGAAAAAG AATACTTCAACAACGTCTTCCAAAACAAAAGCAAGCTCGGACAAAAAAAAAGGTGGCCTCAAAATCAAACTTCAAGAGGCAAAGAGCCACAAGCGAAAGCTTCGCAAAAGCCTGGAAGCTCTGAACCACTCCCGAGCAGCAAGCAAGGCTTCCGATAGTCGACTGGAAACTTCGTTAAGTGGAACATCACTGAACAACAATTCAAACTATTCGACTCCATCTACAAAGAAGAAGGCATCGAATAGTAAAAACAAAAGTCCCATCATGCCGCTTCCCTTGGAGTTTACTCCTTCAAGAGTTGTTGTGAAAAAGGAACCCGAAACACCTAGTACTGGGCGAGTTTCCACGAAAGAGGTTACCGATAGAGATAGTGCAGTTGCCGGTCGACAGAAGCTAAGCTGGATCATTCAACCGGTTACCGTGGACGATTTCATGGCTCAGTATTGGGAGAAAAAACCGTTGCTGGTACAACGAAATAATCCTGCCTTCTACAGTAAGCTACTTTCTCGCAGTCGAATCGATGAGATGCTCCGCAAGCATAATATTGAGTATACAAAAAACATTGATGTAACCTCTTATCGGGAGGGCGAACGGGAAACGCATAATCCAGATGGAAGAGTCTTACCGCCCGACATGTGGTCTTTTTACGAGGATGGTTGCAGTATTCGAATGCTTAATCCGCAAACGTATTTGCCTGGAGTATATGACATGAACGTAAAGCTGCAAGAATTTTTCCACTGTATGACCGGTGCTAACTTCTATCTGACCCCACCAAACAGTCAAGGGTTTGCTCCGCATTATGACGATATTGAAGCCTTTGTTCTACAAGTGGAAGGTCGTAAGCATTGGAAGCTGTACAGTCCTCGAGACGCCAACGAAGTGCTACCTCGTGTCTCGTCACCAAACTTCAAACAGGAAGACATTGGAGTTCCAATTTTGGATGTAATTTTGGAACCCGGAGACTTGCTTTATTTTCCGCGTGGAATCATCCATCAAGCCTGCACTGTTTCAGGTCATCACTCGTTGCATGTGACGATGAGTGTGTACCAGAAAAATAGCTGGGCCGATCTGTTGGAATTGTTTCTCCCACATGCTCTCGCACAGGCAGCCGAGACCAACCTGAACCTCCGGCAGGGAATTCCACTGGATCTCCATCAACATTTTGGTATTGTTCATTCGGATAATGAAACACCAACAAGAAAGGAACTGgttgaacaaattaaaaatcttttCGAAATGATTTTCAGTGAAGATGCTATTGACACCGCAGTGGATCAAATGACAAAACGCTTCCAACATGATGCTTTGCCACCACTGATAAGCGCCGACGAATTGCCCAGTACAGTATACGGTGCAAATTATGAGCATAATGCAGACGGCACGGTATCGCTGCGAGTTCCGTTCACCGAGAAGTCTACCGTTCGTCTGTTGCGGCGTAACATTTTGCGGTTGATAAACGAAGAGGGCAAGCTGCGCATTTACTATCACACAGACAATTCCCGAGAGTATCACGAGTACGAGCCCAACTTTCTCGAGGTCGACCAAGATGCTGCCCTTGCCGTCGAACTGCTGGTTAAAATTTATCCCCAGTCGGTGACCGTGGCAGATTTTCCTGTTGAGGATAAGGTCGAGTTTGCCAAAAGCTTGTGGGAAAAAGGTCTTGTTATAGTGCGTTGA